From a region of the Balaenoptera musculus isolate JJ_BM4_2016_0621 chromosome 15, mBalMus1.pri.v3, whole genome shotgun sequence genome:
- the SRRM2 gene encoding serine/arginine repetitive matrix protein 2 isoform X6, whose translation MYNGIGLPTPRGSGTNGYVQRNLSLVRGRRGERPDYKGEEELRRLEAALVKRPNPDILDHERKRRVELRCLELEEMMEEQGYEEQQIQEKVATFRLMLLEKDVNPGGKEETPGQRPAVTETHQLAELNEKKNERLRAAFGISDSYVDGSSFDPQRRAREAKQPVPEPPKPYSLVRESSSSRSPTPKQKKKKKKKDRGRRSESSSPRRERKKSSKKKKHRSESESKKRKHRSPTPKSKRKSKDKKRKRSRSTTPAPKSRRAHRSTSADSASSSDTSRSRSRSAAAKTHTTTLTGRSPSPALGRRGEGDAPSREPGITNIGQPSSPEPSTKQPSSPYEDKDKDKKEKSAVQPSSSPERSSTGPEPPAPTPLLAEQYGGSPQPLATTPLSQEPVNPPSEASPAQGHSPPKSPEKPPQSSSESCPPSPQPTKVSRHASSSPESPKPTPAPGSRREISSSPASKSRSHGRAKRDKSHSHTPSRRVGRSRSPTTKRGRSRSRTPTKRGHSRSRSPQWRRSRSAQRWGRSRSPQRRGRSRSPQRPGWSRSRNTQRRGRSRSARRGRSHSRSPATRGRSRSRTPTRRGRSRSRTPARRRSRSRTPTRRRSRSRTPARRGRSRSRTPARRRSRTRSPVRRRSHSRSLARRSGRSRSRTPARRGRSRSRTPARRGRSRSRTPARRSGRSRSRTPTRRGRSRSRTPARRGRSRSRSLVRRGRSHSRTPQRRGRSGSSSERKNKSRTSQRRSRSNSSPEMKKSRVSSRRSRSLSSPRSKVKSRLSLRRSLSGSSPRPKQKSQTPPRRSRSGSSQPKAESRTPLRRSRSGSSPPPDQKSKTPSRQTHSSSSPQPNLKSGTPPRQESVTSPQVNEQSATPQRQSRSESSPDPEVKSRTPSRHSCSGSSPSRVKSSTPPRWSRSGSSSPQPKVKAVTSPIQSHSGFSSPSPSRVTSKTPPRQSGSESPCSKTESRLLERHSHSRSSSPDTKVKPGTPLRQSHSGSTSPCPKAKPQTPPGHNLLGSKSPCSQEKSKDLSAQSCSGSFSLCPGVKSCTPPSSLQQKGQSPTSPDSTSGTSSPEMRQSHSESPYLQTKSQTPPKGGQSRSSSPITELAPRSPTREDRSELSAGPRLKSGMSPEQSGSQSDSSLYPAMDSKSLLGQSRLEPSESKEKTGLLLQEDVTASSPRPRDKLSPPSVQDRPESSPVLRDTPRTPSRERGGVESSPDTKDRSSALAKPSQDEELMEVVEKSEESLNQVLPHLSPELKEMAGSNFESSPEIEERSAMSLTLDQSQSQASLEEVPAVASAWSGPRFSPEHKELSNSPPRENSFGSPLEFRNSGPIAEMNTGFSPEVKDLNGPFLNQLETDPSLDVKEQSTRSSRHSSSELSPDAVEKAGMSSNQSVSSPVLDAIPRTPSRERSSSASSEMKDGLPRTPSRRSRSGSSPGLRDGSGTPSRHSLSGSSPGMKDIPRTPSRGRSECDSSPEPKALPQTPRPRSHSPSSPELNNKCLTPQRERSGSESSVEQKTVTRTPLGQRCRSGSSQELDGKPSSSPQERSESDSSPDSKAKTRMPLRQRSHSGSSPEVDSKSRPSPRRSRSGSSPEVKDKPRAVPRAQSGSDSSPEPKALVPRVLPRRSRSGSSSKGRGPSPEGSSSSESSPEHPPKSRTTRRSSRSSPEPKTKSRTPPRRRSSRSSPELTRKARLSRRSRSASSSPETRSRTPPRRRRSPSVSSPEPAEKSRSSRRRRSASSPRTKTTSRRGRSPSPKLRGLQRSRSRSRREKTRTTRRRDRSGSSQSTSRRRQRSRSRSRVTRRRRGGSGYHSRSPARQESSRTSSRRRRGRSRTPPTSRKRSRSRTSPAPWKRSRSRASPATHRRSRSRTPLVSRRRSRSRTSPVSRRRSRSRTSVTRRRSRSRASPVSRRRSRSRTPPVTRRRSRSRTPTRRRSRSRTPLVTRRRSRSRTPPVTRRRSRSRTSPITRRRSRSRTSPVTRRRSRSRTSPVTRRRSRSRTSPVTRRRSRSRTPLAIRRRSRSRSPLLPRKRSRSRSPLAIRRRSRSRTPRTTRGKRSLTRSPPAIRRRSASGSSSDRSRSATPPATRNHSGSRTPPVALNSSRMSCFSRPSMSPTPLDRCRSPGMLEPLGSSRTPMSVLQQAGGSMMDGPGPRIPDHPRTSVPENHAQSRIALALTAISLGTARPPPSMSAAGLAARMSQVPAPVPLMSLRTAPAASLASRIPAASAAAMNLASARTPAIPTAVNLADSRTPAAAAAMNLASPRTAVAPSAVNLADPRTPTAPAVNLAGARTPAALAALSLTGSGTAPTAANYPSSSRTPQAPAPANLVGPRSTHATAPVNIASSRTPPALAPANLTSARMAPALSGANLTSPRVPLSAYERVSGRTSPPLLDRARSRTPPSAPSQSRMTSERAPSPASRMVQALSQSVLPPAQDRPRSPVPSAFSDQSRSLLAQTTPVAGSQSLSSGTVAKTTSSAGDHDGMLSGPIPGVSHPESGEPTASVEAQQPSALAALQPAKERRSSSSSSSSSSSSSSSSSSSSSSSSSGSSSSDSEGSSLPTQPEVALKRVPSPAPAPKEAVREGRPQEPTPAKRKRRSSSSSSSSSSSSSSSSSSSSSSSSSSSSSSSSSSSSSTSSSPSPAKPGPQALPKPASPKKPPPGERSHTQQRLAV comes from the exons ATGTACAACGGGATCGGGCTGCCGACGCCCCGGGGCAGCGGCACCAACGGCTACGTCCAGCGCAACCTGTCCCTGGTGCGGGGCCGCCGGGGTGAGCGGCCTGACTACAAGGGAGAGGAGGAACTGCGGCGCCTGGAGGCTGCCCTGGTGAAGCGGCCTAATCCTGACATCCTGGACCACGAGCGCAAGCGGCGCGTGGAGCTGCGATGCCTCGAGCTGGAGGAGATGATGGAagagcaggg GTACGAGGAACAGCAAATTCAGGAAAAAGTGGCGACCTTTCGACTCATGTTGTTGGAGAAGGATGTGAACCCTGGGGGCAAGGAGGAGACCCcagggcagaggccagc GGTAACTGAGACTCACCAGTTGGCAGAATTGAATGAGAAGAAGAACGAGCGACTCCGAGCTGCCTTTGGCATCAGTGATTCCTATGTGGATGGCAGCTCTTTTGATCCTCAGCGTCGTGCTCGAGAAGCTAAGCAACCAGTTCCTGAGCCACCCAAACCTTACAG CCTTGTCCGGGAGTCTAGCAGTTCTCGCTCACCAACCccaaagcaaaagaagaagaaaaagaagaaagatagagGACG CAGGTCAGAGAGCAGCTCTCCTCGACgagaaaggaagaagagctcTAAGAAGAAGAAGCACAG GTCAGAATCTGAATCCAAGAAAAGGAAGCATAG GTCTCCTACTCCAAAGAGCAAACGTAAATCTAAGGACAAGAAGCGAAAGCG GTCTCGAAGTACAACACCAGCTCCCAAGAGCCGACGGGCGCACCGTTCAACTTCTGCAGACTCTGCTTCCTCTTCAGATACTTCCCGCAGTCG GTCTCGAAGTGCTGCAGCTAAAACCCATACAACTACCTTGACTGGGCGAAGTCCTTCCCCTGCTTTGGGGCGTCGAGGGGAGGGAGATGCACCATCCAGGGAACCAGGTATCACCAACATAGGGCAGCCTAGTAGCCCGGAGCCTTCTACAAAGCAGCCTAGCAGCCCTTATGAAGACAAAGATAAAGACAAGAAGGAG AAATCTGCAGTTCAACCTAGCTCCTCTCCGGAAAGGAGCAGCACAGGGCCAGAACCACCTGCTCCCACTCCGCTCCTTGCTGAGCAATATGGCGGCTCCCCACAACCCCTTGCGACAACCCCCTTAAGTCAGGAGCCAGTGAACCCCCCTTCTGAGGCTTCTCCAGCCCAGGGCCATTCACCACCTAAGTCTCCTGAGAAACCTCCCCAATCTTCTTCAGAGAGCTGCCCGCCCTCCCCTCAACCTACCAAAGTTTCTCGGCATGCCAGCTCTTCCCCTGAAAGTCCTAAACCTACACCAGCTCCTGGGTCCCGCCGAGAGATTTCTTCTTCTCCTGCATCCAAGAGTCGTTCACATGGCCGAGCAAAACGGGATAAGTCACATTCTCATACTCCTTCTCGTAGAGTGGGGAGGTCCCGTAGTCCTACCACTAAGAGGGGGCGGTCTCGGTCTCGAACCCCTACCAAGAGAGGTCATTCTCGGTCCCGGTCACCTCAGTGGCGTAGGTCCCGGTCTGCACAGAGGTGGGGACGATCTAGGAGCCCCCAGCGACGTGGCCGCTCTAGGTCTCCTCAGCGACCAGGCTGGTCCAGGAGCAGAAATACACAGAGAAGAGGCAGGTCTAGGTCAGCAAGACGAGGCAGGTCACACTCTAGATCCCCTGCAACTAGGGGCAGATCTCGTTCTAGAACACCCACCCGGAGGGGCAGATCTCGGTCTAGGACACCTGCCAGGCGGAGGTCACGATCTAGAACACCCACTAGGCGCAGGTCTCGGTCTAGAACACCAGCCCGGAGGGGCAGGTCTCGGTCTAGAACACCTGCTAGGCGCAGATCTAGGACCCGATCACCAGTACGACGGAGGTCTCATAGTAGATCGCTAGCCAGGAGAAGTGGCAGGTCACGCTCTAGAACCCCAGCCAGGCGTGGGCGGTCGCGCTCTAGAACCCCAGCCAGGCGTGGGCGGTCGCGCTCCAGAACCCCAGCTAGACGAAGTGGCCGGTCGCGCTCTAGAACACCAACCAGGAGAGGGAGATCTCGGTCTAGGACACCAGCAAGACGAGGAAGATCCCGTAGTAGAAGTCTAGTTAGACGGGGAAGATCTCACTCTAGAACACCACAAAGAAGGGGCAGGTCTGGCTCATCATCAGAGCGGAAGAACAAATCCAGAACATCACAGAGAAGGAGCAGGTCCAACTCAAGCCCAGAAATGAAGAAATCTCGAGTTTCTTCGAGGCGGAGCAGGTCTCTCTCTTCACCAAGGTCCAAAGTAAAATCCCGCTTGTCTTTGAGGCGAAGCCTTTCAGGGTCCTCTCCACGCCCTAAACAAAAGTCTCAGACACCACCAAGGCGCAGTCGCTCCGGATCATCCCAACCTAAAGCTGAATCTAGAACACCACTAAGGCGAAGTCGCTCTGGTTCTTCTCCACCTCCTGATCAGAAATCTAAAACGCCATCAAGACAGACTCATTCCAGTTCATCTCCTCAACCTAACCTGAAATCTGGAACGCCACCAAGGCAAGAGTCTGTAACAAGTCCCCAGGTAAATGAACAATCTGCAACACCACAAAGACAGAGCCGTTCTGAATCATCACCTGACCCTGAGGTGAAGTCTAGGACCCCTTCGAGACATAGCTGCTCTGGGTCTTCTCCTTCTAGAGTGAAATCTAGCACACCTCCAAGATGGAGCCGATCTGGGTCGTCATCTCCACAACCCAAAGTGAAAGCAGTAACGTCACCAATCCAAAGCCATTCTGGCTTCTCTTCTCCAAGTCCTAGTAGAGTGACATCTAAAACACCTCCAAGGCAAAGCGGATCAGAGTCTCCATGCTCCAAGACAGAATCTAGATTGTTGGAAAGACACAGCCATTCTAGATCCTCCTCTCCAGATACCAAAGTGAAACCTGGAACACCACTAAGACAAAGTCACTCAGGGTCTACTTCACCATGCCCCAAAGCAAAGCCCCAAACTCCACCAGGGCATAATCTTCTTGGATCAAAGTCACCATGTTCCCAAGAGAAGTCTAAAGATTTATCAGCACAGAGTTGCTCTGgatctttctccctctgtccagGAGTAAAGTCCTGCACACCACCCTCATCTCTGCAACAGAAAGGACAATCTCCAACTTCACCAGACTCCACATCTGGTACTTCAAGTCCAGAAATGAGACAGAGTCATTCTGAATCTCCATATCTGCAGACCAAATCTCAGACACCTCCTAAGGGTGGCCAGTCCAGGTCCTCATCTCCAATCACTGAGCTGGCACCCAGATCTCCAACAAGAGAAGATAGAAGTGAATTGTCAGCAGGTCCTAGGCTGAAATCTGGGATGTCTCCTGAGCAGAGCGGGTCCCAGTCTGATTCTTCCCTGTATCCTGCAATGGACTCTAAATCTCTTCTGGGGCAGAGTAGATTGGAGCCTtctgaatcaaaagaaaaaactggcTTACTCCTTCAGGAGGATGTTACTGCATCATCTCCAAGACCAAGAGACAAATTGAGTCCTCCTTCTGTGCAGGATAGGCCTGAGTCCTCACCAGTACTCAGAGACACCCCTAGAACTCCATCAAGGGAAAGAGGTGGTGTCGAGTCATCTCCAGATACAAAAGACCGAAGTAGTGCATTAGCTAAGCCAAGCCAAGATGAGGAATTAATGGAGGTGGTAGAGAAATCTGAAGAATCCTTAAACCAGGTCCTGCCCCATTTGTCTCCAGAACTTAAAGAAATGGCTGGAAGTAACTTTGAATCATCTCCTGAAATAGAAGAAAGATCTGCCATGTCTTTGACTCTTGACCAAAGCCAGTCACAGGCTTCTTTGGAAGAAGTCCCTGCAGTAGCCTCAGCTTGGAGCGGGCCACGCTTTTCTCCAGAACATAAAGAACTATCTAACTCTCCTCCCAGAGAGAATAGCTTTGGATCACCTTTAGAATTTAGAAACTCTGGCCCTATTGCAGAAATGAATACTGGATTTTCTCCTGAGGTTAAAGATTTGAATGGACCTTTTCTTAATCAGCTGGAGACAGATCCATCTCTAGATGTGAAAGAACAATCAACAAGGTCCTCCAGACACAGCAGTTCTGAGTTATCCCCAGATGCGGTGGAAAAAGCAGGAATGTCTTCAAATCAGAGTGTCTCTTCGCCAGTACTTGATGCTATACCTAGAACACCCTCAAGGGAAAGAAGTAGTTCTGCATCTTCTGAAATGAAAGATGGTTTACCCAGAACTCCCTCAAGGAGAAGCAGGTCTGGGTCTTCCCCAGGACTTAGAGATGGGTCTGGGACTCCCTCAAGGCACAGCCTGTCTGGGTCGTCTCCTGGAATGAAAGATATACCTAGAACACCATCCAGGGGAAGGAGTGAATGTGATTCCTCTCCAGAACCAAAAGCTTTGCCTCAGACTCCTAGGCCAAGGAGTCATTCTCCATCATCCCCGGAGCTCAACAATAAGTGTCTTACCCCCCAGAGAGAAAGAAGTGGGTCAGAGTCATCAGTTGAACAGAAGACTGTGACTAGGACTCCTCTCGGGCAGAGATGTCGGTCTGGATCTTCTCAAGAACTTGATGGGAAACCCAGTTCATCACCTCAGGAGAGAAGTGAGTCAGACTCTTCTCCAGATTCTAAAGCTAAGACACGAATGCCACTTAGACAAAGGAGTCACTCTGGATCATCTCCAGAGGTCGACAGCAAATCCCGGCCTTCTCCTCGGCGTAGTAGGTCTGGCTCATCCCCTGAAGTTAAAGATAAGCCAAGAGCAGTACCCAGGGCACAGAGTGGTTCTGATTCCTCTCCTGAACCCAAGGCTCTTGTCCCTCGGGTCCTTCCAAGACGAAGCAGATCAGGTTCATCAAGCAAAGGCAGAGGCCCTTCGCCTGAAGGAAGCAGCAGTTCTGAGTCCTCTCCAGAACACCCACCCAAATCCAGAACTACTAGAAGAAGCTCTAGGTCATCACCAGAGCCCAAGACCAAGTCTCGTACTCCGCCTCGCCGTCGCAGCTCTCGATCATCTCCTGAGCTGACTAGGAAGGCCAGGCTCTCCCGTAGAAGCCGTTCTGCATCATCCTCACCAGAGACCCGCTCTAGAACTCCCCCAAGACGCCGAAGAAGTCCCTCAGTGTCTTCCCCAGAGCCAGCCGAAAAGTCAAGATCCTCACGCCGGCGGCGTTCAGCTTCATCTCCACGCACTAAGACAACTTCAAGGAGAGGCCGTTCTCCTTCACCAAAGCTTCGTGGGCTGCAGAGGTCCCGTTCCCGCTCGAGGAGGGAGAAAACCAGAACAACCCGTCGTCGAGATAGGTCTGGATCTTCTCAGTCAACCTCTCGGAGAAGACAGCGGAGCCGGTCAAGGTCTCGGGTTACTCGGCGTCGCAGGGGAGGCTCCGGTTACCATTCAAGATCTCCTGCTCGGCAGGAGAGTTCCAGAACCTCCTCTAGACGCCGAAGAGGCCGCTCTCGGACACCCCCAACCAGTCGGAAGCGTTCCCGCTCACGCACATCACCAGCCCCATGGAAACGCTCCAGGTCTCGGGCCTCTCCAGCCACTCACCGGCGATCCAGGTCCAGAACACCCCTGGTTAGCCGACGGAGGTCCAGGTCTCGAACTTCACCAGTCAGCCGGAGGCGATCAAGGTCCAGGACATCAGTGACTAGACGAAGATCTCGATCGAGAGCTTCCCCAGTGAGTCGAAGACGATCTAGGTCCAGAACACCACCAGTAACCCGCCGTCGTTCAAGGTCCAGAACACCGACTCGCCGACGCTCCCGTTCTAGGACTCCACTAGTGACTCGGAGAAGGTCCAGATCTAGGACCCCGCCAGTAACCAGAAGGCGATCTCGAAGCAGAACCTCCCCTATCACTCGCAGAAGATCAAGATCCAGAACATCCCCAGTCACCCGAAGGAGGTCAAGATCTCGCACGTCTCCGGTAACTCGAAGGAGGTCCCGCTCTCGAACCTCTCCAGTGACACGCCGGCGATCAAGGTCCCGAACTCCTCTAGCTATTCGGCGCCGCTCTAGGTCTCGAAGCCCATTGTTACCACGCAAGCGTTCTCGAAGTCGCTCACCACTTGCTATTCGCCGCCGTTCTAGGTCCCGTACTCCACGAACAACTCGGGGCAAACGGTCCTTAACAAGATCTCCTCCAGCTATCCGCAGGCGTTCTGCATCTGGAAGCAGTTCTGATCGTTCACGTTCTGCTACTCCTCCAGCAACGAGAAATCATTCTGGTTCTCGGACACCTCCGGTAGCGCTCAATAGCTCCAGAATGAGCTGCTTCAGTCGTCCTAGCATGTCACCAACTCCTCTTGACCGCTGTAGATCACCTGGAATGCTTGAGCCCCTTGGCAGCTCTAGAACACCCATGTCTGTCCTGCAGCAAGCTGGTGGCTCCATGATGGATGGTCCAGGTCCCCGAATTCCTGATCACCCGAGAACATCTGTGCCAGAAAACCATGCTCAGTCCAGAATTGCACTTGCCCTGACAGCTATCAGTCTTGGCACCGCTCGGCCTCCTCCGTCCATGTCTGCAGCTGGCCTTGCTGCAAGAATGTCCCAGGTTCCAGCTCCAGTGCCTCTCATGAGTCTCAGAACAGCCCCAGCTGCCAGCCTTGCCAGCAGGATTCCTGCAGCCTCTGCAGCAGCCATGAACCTGGCCAGTGCCAGGACACCTGCCATCCCAACAGCAGTGAACCTGGCTGACTCAAGAACgccagctgcagcagcagccatGAACTTGGCCAGCCCCAGAACAGCAGTGGCACCTTCGGCCGTGAACCTTGCTGACCCTCGTACCCCCACAGCCCCAGCTGTGAACCTGGCAGGAGCCAGAACCCCAGCTGCTTTGGCAGCTTTGAGTCTCACGGGTTCTGGCACAGCCCCGACTGCTGCAAACTATCCGTCCAGCTCCAGAACACCCCAGGCTCCAGCCCCTGCAAACCTGGTGGGTCCTAGATCTACACATGCCACAGCTCCTGTGAATATTGCCAGCTCAAGAACCCCTCCAGCCTTGGCCCCTGCAAATCTCACTAGTGCTAGAATGGCTCCAGCCTTGTCTGGTGCAAACCTCACCAGCCCTAGGGTGCCCCTCTCTGCCTATGAGCGCGTTAGTGGCAGAACCTCACCACCGCTCCTTGACCGAGCCAGGTCCAGAACCCCACCATCTGCCCCAAGCCAGTCTAGAATGACATCTGAGCGGgctccctctcctgcctctagAATGGTACAGGCTCTCTCACAGTCAGTTCTTCCTCCAGCTCAGGATCGGCCTAGGTCCCCTGTGCCATCTGCTTTTTCTGACCAGTCCCGATCTTTGCTTGCCCAGACCACCCCTGTAGCAGGGTCTCAGTCCCTTTCCTCTGGAACGGTGGCAAAGACCACATCCTCTGCTGGTGACCACGATGGCATGCTCTCTGGCCCCATCCCTGGGGTGTCGCACCCAGAGAGTGGGGAACCAACTGCCTCTGTGGAGGCCCAGCAGCCTTCTGCTTTGGCTGCCCTGCAGCCAGCAAAGGAGCGGCGGAGTtcgtcctcctcgtcctcctctaGCAGCTCCTCTTCATCGtcgtcgtcctcctcctcctcctcctcctcctctggctcCAGTTCTAGCGACTCGGAGGGCTCTAGCCTTCCCACTCAACCTGAGGTAGCACTGAAGAG ggtccccagccccgccccagccccaaAGGAGGCTGTTCGAGAGGGCCGTCCTCAGGAACCGACCCCAGCCAAGCGGAAGAGGCGTTCTAGCAGCTCCAGTTCCAGcagctcctcctcttcttcatcatcctcttcttcctcttcctcctcctcctcctcctcttcttcctcttcttcgtcttcctcttcttcctctacttcttcctccccctcccctgctaaGCCTGGCCCTCAGGCCTTGCCCAAACCTGCAAGCCCCAAGAAGCCACCCCCTGGCGAGCGGAG ccacactcaGCAGCGCCTTGCAGTCTAA